From Chrysiogenes arsenatis DSM 11915, one genomic window encodes:
- a CDS encoding GDCCVxC domain-containing (seleno)protein encodes MLESVITCPHCGTAKKELMPTDSCLFFYECSGCHQLLRPNAGHCCVFCSFGSVPCPPIQQQSSCCD; translated from the coding sequence ATTCTTGAGTCCGTTATTACTTGTCCGCACTGCGGCACTGCTAAAAAAGAACTGATGCCTACCGACAGTTGCCTGTTTTTTTATGAGTGTTCTGGTTGTCACCAGTTGTTACGCCCTAACGCAGGGCATTGTTGCGTGTTTTGCTCTTTTGGTTCAGTGCCTTGTCCACCTATCCAGCAGCAAAGCAGTTGCTGCGATTAG
- a CDS encoding class I SAM-dependent methyltransferase: MNGNLMHADPISKIDFAALYRQQMAHANRREKPSSDWDARAPEMRQRVFRSAYVTEFLQRMDLTDCTTLLDIGCGPGTIALSLAPRLECVYGLDYSQGMLDAMMQQAGEDELTNVVPLCRSWEESWDDIPQCDIVVASRSTTVEDIGAALRKLHQKAGKRVYLTHPVGGHFIDPSLLEALGIKLPPLPDYIYLLNILYQMGIHPRLDYIQVANRFDGITDADDFSARIQGSLGMELNAAQHAALIQWFRAHMAGRGLRCAPMLWAFIAWEK; encoded by the coding sequence GTGAACGGAAACCTTATGCACGCTGACCCCATCTCCAAAATCGACTTTGCCGCCCTCTACCGCCAGCAGATGGCACATGCCAACCGCCGTGAAAAACCTTCAAGCGATTGGGATGCACGTGCCCCAGAAATGCGACAGCGGGTGTTCCGCAGTGCGTATGTCACGGAATTTTTGCAGCGGATGGACCTTACCGACTGCACCACGTTGCTGGATATCGGATGCGGCCCTGGCACCATTGCTCTGTCGCTCGCGCCGCGACTGGAGTGTGTGTACGGCTTGGATTACAGTCAGGGAATGCTGGACGCCATGATGCAGCAAGCCGGAGAAGACGAACTGACCAATGTTGTCCCCCTGTGCCGGTCGTGGGAAGAAAGCTGGGACGATATCCCCCAATGCGATATCGTGGTGGCCTCACGTTCGACCACGGTAGAAGACATTGGCGCAGCGCTGCGTAAGTTACATCAAAAGGCAGGCAAACGGGTGTATCTAACGCATCCGGTTGGTGGCCATTTTATTGACCCTTCACTACTTGAAGCGCTTGGAATCAAACTTCCACCACTGCCTGATTATATTTACCTGCTCAACATTTTATATCAGATGGGCATTCACCCACGGCTGGACTACATTCAGGTTGCTAATCGTTTTGATGGAATCACGGATGCTGATGATTTTAGCGCACGGATTCAGGGATCGTTAGGGATGGAGTTGAATGCCGCCCAACATGCCGCGCTCATTCAATGGTTCCGTGCGCACATGGCGGGGCGCGGACTGCGCTGTGCGCCGATGTTGTGGGCGTTTATTGCGTGGGAGAAGTGA
- a CDS encoding AAA family ATPase: protein MAMLSRITITAFKCLDDCQLELTPLTLLTGPNSAGKSTVIQALLLLISNILPEKELELHAAKFTYLRKIVKPFSLYDDIICRNSDKNDIGISLHEGKNQNSGRFSKNTSHAIWDANAKTYIYDENLFYLRADRTGPEEIVELDNDQRIGDQGQYAFGSFEQCKDKPIHEHLQVKDADAKTLKAQLAWWLSYIIGEPIEAKAEKVSSRHVKVTFIMGDIGSISPLNTGAGNSYLLKLLIMCLTAKPGDLLLIENPEIHLHPGAQSRLGKFLAFLAAREVQIIAETHCEHLINRIRYEVYKKELASEQVIIHYKPSAATPFTSLKINEQGHFCDLDGNEVRFPSGFFDSTLQELLEIG, encoded by the coding sequence ATGGCAATGCTCTCTCGAATAACCATTACAGCATTCAAATGTCTTGACGACTGTCAGCTTGAGCTGACTCCCCTGACGCTCCTGACTGGGCCAAATTCAGCCGGGAAGTCTACTGTAATCCAAGCGCTTTTACTCCTTATCAGCAACATATTGCCTGAAAAAGAGTTAGAATTGCATGCGGCGAAATTTACCTACCTTAGGAAAATTGTAAAACCTTTCTCGCTGTACGACGATATCATCTGCCGGAACTCTGACAAAAATGATATCGGGATTTCACTTCACGAAGGAAAGAATCAAAATTCTGGGAGATTCAGCAAAAACACCTCCCACGCAATTTGGGATGCTAATGCCAAAACATATATCTACGATGAAAATCTTTTTTATTTGCGCGCCGATCGCACAGGGCCAGAGGAAATAGTCGAACTTGACAACGACCAGCGAATTGGCGACCAAGGCCAGTACGCTTTCGGCTCTTTTGAACAGTGCAAAGACAAACCTATCCATGAGCATCTGCAAGTCAAAGACGCTGACGCAAAAACCCTGAAAGCGCAATTGGCATGGTGGCTGAGTTACATAATTGGCGAACCCATCGAAGCAAAGGCAGAAAAAGTCTCTTCGCGACACGTGAAAGTGACCTTTATAATGGGTGACATCGGGAGCATTTCCCCTTTAAACACAGGCGCGGGTAACAGTTATTTATTGAAGCTGCTCATCATGTGCTTGACCGCCAAGCCCGGTGACTTGCTCCTTATTGAAAACCCAGAAATACACTTGCACCCCGGCGCACAGTCCCGTTTAGGGAAATTTTTAGCATTTCTTGCTGCGCGCGAAGTTCAGATCATTGCGGAAACACATTGCGAGCATTTGATCAATCGCATCCGCTATGAGGTATACAAAAAAGAACTTGCCAGCGAACAGGTGATTATCCACTACAAACCTAGCGCAGCAACCCCTTTCACTTCGTTGAAGATTAACGAACAGGGACATTTTTGTGACCTTGATGGTAATGAAGTTCGTTTTCCCAGCGGCTTTTTCGACTCCACGCTTCAAGAGCTGCTGGAGATTGGCTGA
- a CDS encoding DUF262 domain-containing protein, with amino-acid sequence MSSTGKQKNNTQSLLEGETGLERGSQDVYPDATVKVSVNHYSVFELKRMVEETDELQFAHEFQSKQAWKADQKCELIESILMGIPISVVYVFEDENGTKQMVDGKQRIGAIIDFMNNRFTLNNLKLLPHFDQKSFKDLEPLYKGKIERYQVLVYVIEPPTPERVKYDIFDRVNRSGTQLNSQEMRNALYQGAATSLLKTLSASEEFRQATGNGIKPQRMRDQYIILRFLAFYLLRQKQLDFTYKSNIDDFLAAVMKHLNRLLPQEIEALQAIFKTAMQQCYTIMGVDAFRFASTNANRRPINMALYECLSYFFAIYQTPSQDNILKARLDELKSEFDACTKFKTNVDSSTNVEYRFSTMERIAQEWQCSLE; translated from the coding sequence ATGAGTTCGACAGGCAAACAAAAAAACAACACACAATCGCTCCTTGAAGGAGAAACTGGCCTAGAACGCGGTTCGCAAGATGTTTACCCGGATGCGACGGTGAAAGTAAGTGTCAATCACTATAGTGTATTTGAACTCAAACGCATGGTTGAAGAAACAGATGAACTGCAGTTTGCCCACGAATTTCAGAGTAAACAGGCATGGAAAGCAGATCAAAAGTGTGAACTCATTGAAAGCATTCTGATGGGCATTCCGATATCCGTGGTGTATGTTTTTGAAGATGAAAATGGCACCAAGCAAATGGTTGATGGCAAGCAACGCATTGGCGCAATTATTGATTTCATGAATAATCGATTTACCCTTAATAACTTAAAACTTCTTCCACACTTTGACCAAAAAAGCTTCAAGGATTTGGAACCACTCTATAAAGGCAAAATCGAGCGTTATCAGGTTCTCGTCTACGTTATCGAACCTCCAACGCCTGAGCGGGTGAAATACGACATCTTTGATCGCGTAAACCGGAGCGGAACGCAGCTCAATAGCCAAGAAATGCGCAATGCCCTTTACCAAGGGGCGGCAACAAGCTTATTGAAAACATTGAGCGCTTCTGAGGAGTTCAGACAAGCTACTGGTAACGGCATAAAACCCCAAAGAATGCGCGATCAATATATTATCCTGCGTTTCCTTGCGTTTTATCTCTTGCGCCAGAAACAACTTGATTTTACTTATAAGAGCAACATCGATGATTTTTTGGCTGCCGTCATGAAACACCTGAACCGCCTGTTGCCGCAAGAAATTGAAGCGCTTCAAGCCATCTTCAAAACAGCGATGCAGCAATGCTACACCATCATGGGAGTTGACGCCTTTCGGTTTGCCTCAACCAACGCGAATCGTCGTCCGATTAACATGGCGCTTTACGAATGCCTATCGTATTTTTTTGCAATATACCAAACACCAAGCCAAGACAACATACTCAAGGCAAGACTTGATGAGCTGAAATCAGAATTTGACGCATGCACAAAATTCAAAACGAATGTCGATAGTAGTACAAACGTTGAATATCGCTTTTCAACCATGGAAAGGATCGCTCAGGAATGGCAATGCTCTCTCGAATAA
- a CDS encoding TOBE domain-containing protein, translating into MQISGALWLGNDQQQLNEKRIELLRQIGRHGSLSAAAKAVGLSYKGAWDTLDAINNLSGKLLVLRVAGGKGGGGSVLTEEGERVVQVYDLFAEAHGRFLDLLANHTANPQEAYNILQRIGMKTSARNQFSGEVAHVRHGSVNDEVVIRVNAGDEITAIITKESVESMDLAVGKKVYALVKASSVLLASEEPKGVSARNVLEGTVERIIQGGVNAEVVLVLPGETRLAAVITRESLERIGLREGRTAWAFFKASSVIVGV; encoded by the coding sequence ATGCAAATCAGTGGAGCCCTGTGGCTGGGCAATGACCAGCAGCAGTTGAATGAAAAACGGATCGAACTTTTGCGGCAGATTGGTCGCCACGGCTCGCTTAGTGCCGCCGCCAAAGCGGTTGGGCTGAGCTACAAGGGGGCGTGGGACACACTCGATGCCATCAATAACCTTTCGGGGAAACTGTTGGTGCTGCGTGTGGCCGGTGGCAAAGGGGGCGGTGGCAGTGTCCTGACAGAAGAAGGCGAACGGGTGGTACAGGTGTACGATTTGTTTGCCGAAGCGCATGGGCGATTCCTTGACTTGCTGGCGAACCACACCGCCAATCCGCAAGAGGCGTACAACATTTTACAAAGGATCGGCATGAAAACCAGTGCACGCAATCAGTTCAGCGGGGAAGTCGCGCACGTGCGTCATGGCTCCGTGAATGACGAGGTCGTCATTCGGGTCAATGCGGGCGATGAAATTACCGCTATTATTACCAAAGAAAGTGTCGAGTCGATGGATCTGGCCGTCGGGAAAAAGGTATACGCGCTGGTCAAGGCCAGTTCAGTGCTGCTTGCCAGCGAGGAACCCAAAGGAGTGAGTGCGCGCAACGTGCTGGAGGGTACCGTAGAGCGAATCATCCAAGGTGGTGTGAATGCTGAAGTGGTATTGGTACTGCCCGGCGAAACGCGGCTGGCGGCGGTGATTACCCGCGAATCGCTGGAGCGAATTGGCCTGCGCGAAGGGCGGACGGCGTGGGCATTTTTTAAGGCCTCCAGCGTTATTGTAGGTGTGTAA
- the modA gene encoding molybdate ABC transporter substrate-binding protein: MRLIFLALVLLVSLTSGAFAQNKPLTVFGAADLRYALDAVVIAFNKEHPNTKIETIYGSSGKAYAQIRNGAPYDLYFSANIAYPESLIKDGFGIGEAKLYAIGRIVLWQRKGGKIDLFKGISVLNDPAVKKVAIANPEHAPYGVAAMQTLKTHGMWDGIQPKLVMGENISQAAHFAASGAADVGIIAYSLALAPEMKQIGEPFVMIDYKDHKPLRQGYMITKTGANHPLAKTFAEFIEGKTGKEILKQYGFEVPTE; encoded by the coding sequence ATGCGTTTGATTTTTCTCGCACTGGTATTGTTGGTGTCGCTTACTTCCGGAGCTTTTGCACAAAACAAACCATTGACCGTTTTTGGCGCTGCCGACTTGCGCTATGCCCTTGATGCCGTTGTCATTGCTTTCAATAAAGAACATCCAAACACAAAAATTGAAACAATTTATGGTTCAAGCGGTAAAGCGTACGCGCAGATTCGCAATGGCGCTCCGTATGATTTGTACTTTTCTGCCAACATTGCCTATCCCGAAAGCCTGATAAAAGATGGCTTTGGCATTGGCGAAGCAAAACTCTACGCCATTGGCCGCATTGTGCTGTGGCAGCGCAAGGGTGGAAAAATTGACTTATTCAAAGGGATCAGCGTGCTCAATGACCCTGCCGTCAAAAAGGTCGCCATTGCCAATCCCGAACACGCCCCATACGGCGTTGCCGCCATGCAAACACTGAAAACACACGGAATGTGGGATGGAATTCAGCCAAAACTGGTCATGGGTGAGAATATTTCACAGGCCGCTCACTTTGCAGCGAGCGGTGCGGCGGATGTCGGCATTATTGCCTATTCGCTTGCGCTGGCGCCTGAAATGAAACAGATCGGTGAGCCGTTTGTGATGATTGACTATAAAGACCATAAGCCACTGCGTCAGGGGTATATGATCACAAAAACAGGTGCGAATCATCCGCTTGCAAAAACATTTGCCGAGTTTATCGAAGGAAAAACCGGCAAAGAAATACTCAAACAATATGGCTTTGAGGTGCCGACAGAATGA
- a CDS encoding TOBE domain-containing protein yields MNRLCGIINGVESDGSLSLVDVCLSNDQKLSALVVETPARCPWLQLGQPVQVLFKETEVSIAKNLTGDISLRNRLPGTIRQIRTGGLLAEITLESLGETVVSIITERSAQRLQLAVGDDVEWLVKANEISLRGNHAES; encoded by the coding sequence ATGAATCGACTCTGTGGTATTATTAATGGTGTCGAGAGCGACGGATCACTTTCACTTGTTGATGTATGCCTGAGTAATGACCAAAAATTGAGCGCGCTGGTGGTGGAGACCCCGGCGCGTTGCCCGTGGTTGCAACTCGGCCAGCCGGTGCAGGTACTTTTTAAAGAAACAGAAGTTTCCATCGCCAAAAACCTGACGGGCGATATTAGCCTGCGCAACCGCTTGCCCGGCACCATTCGGCAAATCCGCACGGGTGGCCTGCTAGCAGAAATCACGCTGGAAAGTCTAGGCGAAACCGTGGTTTCGATCATTACGGAACGCTCCGCCCAGCGTTTGCAATTAGCGGTGGGCGATGACGTCGAATGGCTTGTGAAGGCTAACGAAATTTCACTGCGGGGGAATCATGCTGAGTCCTGA
- the modB gene encoding molybdate ABC transporter permease subunit has translation MLSPEFLQTMRLTFAVAAITTVILLIIGIPLAYWLAYSRSRTKAIVETLVSMPLVLPPTVLGFYLLVFLSPVNPVGNWLDTWFGMRLVFSFEGVILGSVLFSLPFMIHPLQSGFGSIPVNLREAAATLGISRLRTLFVILLPNMKPALLAGSVLSFAHTVGEFGVVLMVGGNIAGETRMASIAIYDRVEALDYATAHQYAFVLFAITFSILLFVYIVNRRFARMELA, from the coding sequence ATGCTGAGTCCTGAATTTCTACAAACCATGCGCCTCACCTTTGCCGTAGCCGCCATAACCACCGTCATCCTGCTGATAATCGGCATCCCGCTGGCCTACTGGCTAGCTTACAGCCGTTCGCGCACCAAAGCCATCGTCGAAACACTCGTGAGCATGCCGCTCGTGCTACCGCCAACTGTCCTTGGTTTCTACCTGCTGGTGTTCCTGAGCCCCGTAAACCCTGTCGGTAATTGGCTCGATACGTGGTTTGGTATGCGGCTCGTGTTTTCGTTTGAAGGGGTGATCCTCGGCTCGGTGCTTTTTAGCCTCCCGTTTATGATCCACCCGCTTCAAAGCGGCTTTGGCTCCATTCCCGTCAATCTGCGTGAAGCGGCTGCCACCCTCGGTATATCGCGACTGCGCACCCTGTTCGTCATCTTGCTCCCCAATATGAAACCGGCGCTGCTGGCAGGATCGGTACTCAGTTTTGCCCACACCGTCGGCGAATTTGGCGTGGTATTAATGGTAGGTGGCAACATTGCCGGCGAAACGCGGATGGCCTCCATTGCGATTTACGACCGGGTCGAAGCGCTCGACTACGCCACGGCACATCAATACGCCTTTGTTCTGTTTGCGATTACTTTTTCTATTTTGCTGTTCGTGTACATTGTCAACCGGCGCTTTGCGCGGATGGAGCTGGCATGA
- a CDS encoding ABC transporter ATP-binding protein: MISLELKKRLHTADGPMDLVFASSIGTGEFVTLFGPSGAGKTTLMRMIAGLTDPDEGIIQVAGQTWYDSAAKINRTPRQRSIGMVFQDYALFPNMSVAENIGLALPREKRATIVSELLEVAGLQELARRKPEQLSGGQRQRVALARALALRPQVLLLDEPLSALDLSMRLKLQEELLALHRRYQPTTLLVSHDMSEVFRMSQRVFVLEKGNVARYGTPAEVFANSQVSNKFRFTGEIVHIEPSGVVYIVHVLVGSDVVQVVATEREMGSLLVGTRVMIASKAFNPLILAME, translated from the coding sequence ATGATTTCGCTGGAACTCAAAAAACGGCTGCACACGGCAGACGGGCCGATGGATCTGGTTTTTGCCTCGTCAATTGGTACGGGAGAATTCGTGACGCTATTTGGGCCATCTGGTGCCGGAAAAACTACGTTAATGCGCATGATTGCGGGATTGACCGATCCCGACGAAGGGATCATTCAAGTCGCGGGGCAGACGTGGTACGACTCTGCCGCTAAAATCAATCGCACCCCGCGCCAGCGTTCCATCGGCATGGTGTTTCAGGATTACGCATTGTTCCCCAATATGAGTGTCGCCGAAAACATCGGCCTTGCCCTACCGCGCGAAAAACGGGCAACCATCGTGAGCGAACTATTAGAAGTCGCCGGACTACAGGAACTTGCCCGGCGAAAGCCGGAACAGCTTTCCGGCGGGCAACGGCAGCGGGTAGCACTGGCACGGGCGCTGGCGCTCCGCCCCCAAGTGCTTTTGCTCGACGAACCACTTTCCGCGCTCGACTTGAGTATGCGACTGAAATTGCAGGAAGAACTCCTCGCGCTGCATCGCCGTTATCAGCCAACCACCCTGCTCGTCAGCCATGATATGAGCGAAGTGTTCCGCATGAGCCAGCGCGTGTTTGTGCTCGAAAAAGGGAACGTAGCGCGCTACGGCACCCCCGCCGAAGTCTTTGCTAACTCGCAGGTCAGCAATAAATTCCGCTTTACTGGCGAAATCGTCCATATCGAACCCAGTGGCGTGGTGTATATCGTGCATGTTCTCGTCGGCAGCGACGTGGTGCAGGTTGTGGCGACCGAGCGGGAAATGGGAAGCCTGCTGGTTGGCACCCGCGTGATGATCGCGTCGAAAGCATTTAATCCGCTTATTTTGGCAATGGAGTGA
- the relB gene encoding type II toxin-antitoxin system RelB family antitoxin has translation MLAIRLPADVEERLDKLAKSTGRTKTYYARKAILTHLDELEDIYLAEQRLTDIRAGKTKPVSLEDVMRNYELGD, from the coding sequence ATGTTAGCTATAAGACTCCCAGCAGACGTGGAGGAGCGCCTCGATAAATTGGCGAAATCCACCGGACGGACAAAAACATACTATGCCCGCAAAGCTATACTCACACACCTTGATGAACTTGAGGATATATATCTGGCAGAGCAGCGACTTACTGACATTCGCGCTGGAAAAACCAAACCGGTATCACTTGAGGACGTAATGAGGAATTATGAGCTGGGAGATTGA
- a CDS encoding type II toxin-antitoxin system RelE family toxin: MSWEIELDPAAVRELRKLDRPIAKRILDYFHNRLACIENPRSIGEALKGAKLGELWKYRVGDCRIIAHIEDRELRILVIRIGHRKDVYK, translated from the coding sequence ATGAGCTGGGAGATTGAGCTTGATCCGGCAGCAGTGCGAGAATTGCGCAAACTTGATCGCCCAATAGCTAAGCGTATCCTTGACTATTTTCACAACCGACTTGCATGCATCGAAAATCCACGCAGTATTGGCGAAGCACTGAAAGGTGCCAAGCTTGGTGAACTCTGGAAATACCGAGTGGGTGACTGTCGAATTATCGCACACATTGAAGACCGTGAACTTCGGATCTTGGTAATACGAATTGGGCACCGCAAGGATGTGTATAAGTAA
- a CDS encoding copper resistance protein NlpE, whose translation MTLKQILLFCFSIAGILAVNTSCAYIASQQANNTEIIDHHTSQNALDWAGIYAGTLPCADCAGIATTVILQYDNTFELQMIYEGKSTHPFVDRGQIEWDKAGRTIRLIGLNTVPMQFQVGENILFLLDQEGQRIHGALAPYYLLPKIK comes from the coding sequence GTGACTCTCAAGCAAATACTTCTCTTCTGTTTCTCGATAGCGGGCATACTCGCCGTCAACACCAGTTGCGCGTATATCGCCTCTCAACAGGCGAACAACACAGAAATTATCGATCATCATACCAGCCAAAATGCACTCGACTGGGCGGGGATATATGCTGGAACATTGCCCTGCGCCGATTGTGCTGGGATAGCCACAACGGTCATACTCCAATATGACAATACGTTCGAACTACAGATGATCTATGAGGGGAAAAGCACTCATCCCTTTGTAGATCGCGGTCAAATTGAATGGGATAAGGCGGGGCGCACGATTCGATTGATCGGCCTCAATACTGTTCCCATGCAGTTCCAAGTGGGGGAGAATATTCTTTTCCTGCTCGACCAAGAGGGGCAAAGAATTCACGGCGCACTCGCCCCGTACTACCTGTTGCCAAAAATCAAGTAG